From Coturnix japonica isolate 7356 chromosome 3, Coturnix japonica 2.1, whole genome shotgun sequence, the proteins below share one genomic window:
- the LBH gene encoding protein LBH, whose translation MSVLCPLPCPDYLRSAEMTEVMMSSPAMDEIGLSPRKDGLSYQIFPDPSDFDCYCKLKDRLPSIVVEPTEGDVESGELRWPPEEFLVQEEEEEESCEDAKEDNKEQ comes from the exons ATGTCTGTGCTTTGTCCCCTGCCCTG CCCCGATTACCTGAGATCAGCCGAGATGACCGAAGTGATGATGAGCAGCCCGGCTATGGATGAGATCGGACTCAGCCCCCGTAAGGACGGGCTCTCGTATCAA ATTTTCCCTGATCCCTCTGACTTTGACTGTTACTGCAAGCTGAAGGACCGCCTCCCCTCAATCGTGGTGGAGCCAACGGAGGGTGATGTGGAGAGCGGGGAGCTGAGATGGCCGCCTGAGGAGTTCCTGGtccaggaggaggaagaggaggaaagctgTGAAGATGCAAAGGAGGACAACAAGGAGCAATAA